CGATCGCAGACCGGAATTTCTCAGCCAGCTTCCCCAGTTTGTTGTCCGCTTGGCGGGTAGTGAACTTGACAAAACCCAAGAGCCTCTAGCCGCGATGCCCGTACACTGGAGCGATAGTCTAGATGACGCCGTTGAACAAGCGATTTCCCTAGCCAAGGCAGCAGCTAAAAGTAGATCGGCTTCCAGCACCAAACTGTGAGGCAAGGTGATTTTAGCGATCGAGCCTTCATCCTGTTTTGCTTGGCAATAGAGTTACATTCAGGACGTTGACTCGCTACTCTCAACCGGAATAGAGGTGTGGGAGATGTTAGATCCCTGCATTTGTATTAGACCTCATGTTATTAGACCTCATGTGCTGTTCGCGCACGAACGTTGCATGAAAAAATAGACTTTGGTAAAGGATCATGAAATTAACGCCAGACAGTAAAATCCTGATACAAGGCATCGCAGAACCACTTGCGGCAACCTACACTGCCCGAATGACCGCTTACGGCACTAAGGTAGTAGCTGCGGTCAGTGCCGGTCACGGAGGTCAAACACTGGATGGCATTCCGGTGTTCGACTTGGTAGAGCAGGCGATAGAGTCGGTCGGAGCGGTTGACATTAGCATTATCTTTGTTCCGCCTTACTCGGCGCTTGATGCTGCACTAGAAGCGATCGGAGCCGGTATCCGACAAATTATTCTCATTACAGGCGGGATTCCTCCCCTGGATATGGTTCGGCTGCTCAGAAAGGCAGAGGCAACTCAAACTCTCATCGTCGGCCCCAGCAGTTCTGGGATTATTGTTCCTGGTAAGGTTTTACTAGGTACTCATGAAACTGAATTTTATAGTCCTGGCTCGGTGGGACTGCTCAGCTGCTGCGGCAATCTCACCTACGAAGTAGCCTGGGAAATGACACGAGCTGGTTATGGTCAGTCGATTGCCGTCAGTATTGGCAGTGAGCCGTTTGTCGGATCTTCTGTCGTGGAATGGCTGGAAATTTTGGCAGGGGATAAAAACACGAAGGTAATTGTTTTAGTGAGCCATATCGGTTCCAATGATGAACAGGCGGCAGCAGAATACATCGTCGCTGCACTTGATAAGCCAGTAATTGTATACTTTGTCGGTCGCCTACTTCCCCAAGAAAAAATCCTAGGGCCAGGGAATGCACTTGGTTTTTGGCGTCAGGAAGCGATGCACGCTTCTCCACAGGCTGAACTTGCCGCCGAACAGACACCTGAAAATCGAAAAATTGCCGCCTTCAAGCAAGCGAAAATTCCAATAGCAGAGCGCCCTTCCCAAATTCCAGATTTGGTGAAAAAGGCGCTCAAAAAGTCGGGCTGAAGATTGAGTTAAAAAGGGAAGAGGGAGAGAAGCAGTCGCGATATTCCTCCCTCTTTGAAGTGTTCTAGCGGGCGGGTGCTGATGGACGATTAGCAAAGATTGCTTTGGAGGAAGATTCGCCTGCTAATCGCATCTGCCGCGTCACTTGTAAGCTTAGCAATGCCGTAACGCTCCACTGTCCTAAGATTGTCAGAAAAACGGGAATTGCGGAGGCTTCTTTTGCAGCTATCCAGGGAAAGGCGGTAAGCAGCCAGATACCAGAGCTTTGATAAAATGGCATCGACAGCA
The Coleofasciculus sp. FACHB-1120 genome window above contains:
- a CDS encoding CoA-binding protein, which encodes MKLTPDSKILIQGIAEPLAATYTARMTAYGTKVVAAVSAGHGGQTLDGIPVFDLVEQAIESVGAVDISIIFVPPYSALDAALEAIGAGIRQIILITGGIPPLDMVRLLRKAEATQTLIVGPSSSGIIVPGKVLLGTHETEFYSPGSVGLLSCCGNLTYEVAWEMTRAGYGQSIAVSIGSEPFVGSSVVEWLEILAGDKNTKVIVLVSHIGSNDEQAAAEYIVAALDKPVIVYFVGRLLPQEKILGPGNALGFWRQEAMHASPQAELAAEQTPENRKIAAFKQAKIPIAERPSQIPDLVKKALKKSG